From one Oryzias melastigma strain HK-1 unplaced genomic scaffold, ASM292280v2 sc04835, whole genome shotgun sequence genomic stretch:
- the LOC112138778 gene encoding band 4.1-like protein 1 — MDGKTLKMYQKVIRVGLLKQNSTVLQTVKGGYSETRIEKRIIITGDDDVDQEQALAIAIQEAKQQHPDMQVTKAVVVRETESSVGDRHGAS; from the exons ATGGATGGGAAgactttgaaaatgtatcaaaaggtgatcagagtgggacttttgaaacaaaattcCACTGTGTTGCAGACCGTGAAAGGAGGGTATTCAGAAACGAGGATCGAGAAGAGAATCATAATCACGGGAGATGATGATGTGGATCAGGAGCAG GCTCTGGCTATAGCAATCCAGGAAGCCAAGCAGCAGCATCCAGACATGCAGGTGACCAAGGCTGTCGTCGTCAGGGAAACCGAATCATCCGTTGGGGATCGACATGGGGCCTCATAG